Below is a window of Lacibacter sp. H407 DNA.
TTTCTGTATCCGCTTGTTCTGTTTGTTGCTTTCGCTGAAGACTGCTTCCTGATTGTTCCTTGCTTTGCTGTACTACATGCACCAGTTCATGCGCCATCAATTGTTTCCCTTCTGCTGATTCTGTGTTATACTGCCCTTCGTTAAATACAATATGATTACCGACAGTGTATGCTTTTGCATTTACTTCTTTTGCGGATTGATTGGCCGCAGCATCCGTATGAATTTTTACATGGCTGAAATTGTAACCCATCCGGTTAGTAAAAAATGCTTGTGCTGTTTTCGGTAATGCTATACCGTTGCCATGCAAAGTATGGATGTACGATGATGTAACAGGTGCTGCAGTTCCTGCACCGGCTTCTTTTCGATTGAGCTTTTCATCTTCCTTCTTCTCTTTCCCTTTCTTCATGAGTTTTTCTTCTTCCTGTTCAGGTTTTCGTTTGATGTTTTTTTCTTCCTCCTCACAATGTTCACACTTGCGTTGCACAACAGGAACCGGCTGAAAAAAAGAAGCCTGCGGGCTCTCTCCAAAAAAAGATTGCTCCTGTTTGTTTTCTTTGTTGCTATTTACTGCATCGTGGGAAGCAGTGCGGCGGCGGAAACGGCGGAAATAAGATTTTTTCATTATTATTTTATTTAAGGGCATCCTTCCATTGTATCACTCTTTCTTAGATTATCAGCCCGTGAGATAACCTGAGCATTAGAATAACTGTTACTACCTCCCTTGGCTCTTGGGTAGATATGATCGACATTTGCTTTTAATGAATCATTCGGATCATTGTCATGCAATACTTCAGATGGGTTACAATCCGATACCAATTGACCTCCATGATTTGTCATGTTTGCATTTAATACTGCTCTTTTCTGCGATGTTGTAAAATCATTGAATGGTGCTACATTGGTTGGATCTGCAATTGAAGAGTATGGCCCTGGCATACTCGTATTCTTATTCAACAAATCAAACAACCCAACAATAGCTGGAATTTTACGATCACCGACCGATAAGTCCTGCAAAGGCTCGACAGCTCTTAAAAGTTTTTCACGAATAAATTCCGGTTGAGATCTGGCTCTCGTGCCTCCTACTTGACTCGTATTCCAATCTTCGATATATCTATCAATCGCATTATCATCAACCTGCCTTAATGCGTGATCCAGATTTCTTCTGATTCTTGGTTTCCCTTGAAATGATGGCATTTCATTCAGTTGCTCAATAGCCCTAGACAAATAAAGAGGCAATAAGATTCGCAAGTCACTTGACATTGTTATTTCAATAACACCTCCCCTGCTTGTCCATCTCAATTCATGATGTTCATCGCCCATCATAAAAGGAACTG
It encodes the following:
- a CDS encoding eCIS core domain-containing protein — protein: MKKSYFRRFRRRTASHDAVNSNKENKQEQSFFGESPQASFFQPVPVVQRKCEHCEEEEKNIKRKPEQEEEKLMKKGKEKKEDEKLNRKEAGAGTAAPVTSSYIHTLHGNGIALPKTAQAFFTNRMGYNFSHVKIHTDAAANQSAKEVNAKAYTVGNHIVFNEGQYNTESAEGKQLMAHELVHVVQQSKEQSGSSLQRKQQTEQADTEKQVPLFQLEGEGLYTQNTTHQGNCENVSVAGSTDANYGNSFSTSGRPSVAPECDGCSGNECISISGNVVSVFTTNPTVTLPSVPSNLNACEQAAVRNFINTTLRQHENQHVAAFNTYRGTVRTPYAFTGCQSDLAAYVQTIHDNVEVPRRASSDAASAALDANGANIFTVTCECPDPVSETGSD